A window from Nothobranchius furzeri strain GRZ-AD chromosome 17, NfurGRZ-RIMD1, whole genome shotgun sequence encodes these proteins:
- the LOC107394163 gene encoding LHFPL tetraspan subfamily member 2a protein: protein MCHVIVTCRSMLWTLLSIIVAFAELVAFMSPDWLIGIPRLDPNGSRMEVDFRGYRPSLGLYSRCLRIDARGIGVSCGPYAATFGEVASGFWQAAMLFLAAGTLVLGCVACISIFTMCFQSIKKKSIFNICGLLQAIAGLLLMVGLMLYPAGWGSEKVIGYCGPEALPFWPALCSLGWAFYAAIGGTVAAFLCSILSVQAEIATSSDKVQEEIEEGKSLICLL from the exons ATGTGCCACGTCATTGTAACGTGCCGCTCCATGCTGTGGACCTTGCTCAGCATCATTGTGGCCTTTGCGGAGCTTGTTGCCTTCATGAGTCCGGATTGGCTGATAGGAATTCCTCGGTTGGACCCCAACGGGAGCAGGATGGAGGTGGACTTCAGGGGATACCGGCCGTCTCTCGGCCTCTACAGCCGCTGTCTTCGCATCGACGCCCGAGGCATAGGGGTCAGCTGCGGGCCTTATGCTGCGACTTTTGGGGAAGTGGCTAGTGGTTTTTGGCAGGCGGCCATGTTGTTTCTGGCAGCTGGGACACTAGTGCTCGGGTGTGTGGCCTGCATCTCCATCTTCACTATGTGTTTCCAGAGCATTAAGAAGAAAAGCATATTCAACATCTGCGGACTGCTCCAGGCCATTGCAG gcctgctgctgatggtgggccTGATGCTGTACCCAGCAGGCTGGGGCTCAGAGAAGGTGATCGGCTACTGCGGCCCCGAGGCGCTGCCGTTCTGGCCCGCTCTGTGCTCGCTGGGCTGGGCGTTCTACGCAGCGATaggaggaaccgttgcagcattcCTGTGCTCGATCCTGTCTGTACAGGCTGAGATCGCAACTTCCAGCGATAAGGTCCAGGAGGAGATCGAGGAGGGGAAAAGTCTCATCTGTTTGCTCTGA